The Tamandua tetradactyla isolate mTamTet1 chromosome 23, mTamTet1.pri, whole genome shotgun sequence genome includes a window with the following:
- the ZG16B gene encoding pancreatic adenocarcinoma up-regulated factor: MLLLLLLPLALLGGSVCRAQQMFGLGGGKYFSTSEDNENDVTGIRVCVSVFGLIKSFQLKFGSTWSAKYCVPCDKYQEFLLWPGEDFVSAYGTYRLFLRYLILSTSFGRTAMFGSDGGQGFSASPSRNGQVVTGLFGQCKALGISGLGFRWDYPLLEPTSPQPTTGTENTNP; the protein is encoded by the exons atgctgctgctgctgctgctgcccctCGCGCTCCTGGGGGGCTCTGTCTGCCGGGCACAGC aGATGTTTGGCTTAGGAGGAGGCAAGTATTTCAGCACCTCTGAAGACAATGAAAATGATGTCACAGGCATtcgagtgtgtgtgagtgtgtttggACTGATTAAAAG CTTTCAGTTAAAGTTCGGCTCCACCTGGAGCGCTAAGTACTGCGTCCCGTGCGACAAGTACCAGGAGTTCCTCCTGTGGCCGGGTGAGGACTTCGTGAGCGCCTACGGCACCTACCGGCTGTTCCTGCGGTACTTGATACTGAGCACTAGCTTTGGGCGCACGGCCATGTTTGGCAGCGACGGCGGCCAGGGGTTCTCGGCCTCCCCCAGCAGGAACGGACAGGTGGTCACGGGCCTGTTCGGCCAGTGTAAGGCCCTCGGCATCTCGGGCCTTGGCTTCCGCTGGGATTACCCATTACTGGAGCCCACGTCTCCGCAGCCAACAACGGGGACAGAAAACACGAACCCCTGA